CATGAGTTTCACAAGGGTTCTCAGGTTCACAGTGTAATTCGGTGTTGCATGCACTCatctacaaacacacatgcctgcactcGCTGCTGATCCTTGGAACTTTGCCGCAGCTGATTTACGCCTCAGCTGATTCGCCGATGTTTGTGATGGCATCTCGTTCACGCGCGCCATTATGCCAGTCATCCATCACTTGTATGTTTTTACCACACGGCATGAATGAGATTGGGTAGCGAACAGCACCCCAAGAGACTCCCATAATGCTCCCTGAAACCGCTTACGACCAAAGACGTTACACATTACAAGCTTTAGACTTCAAAACGAAAGTAAACGAGCGCTACCATTTACGCAAGTTTCTTATCTGAATGTAAACAGTGTGGCAAAAGATGAATGTTCTGCTGATAGCAGTGTCAATGAAAGCAGTGTTTTTCAAGATTATATGGGCCACTGCTTCACTCGTTTGTTTCAGCCAAGTTATTCTGAGCCAGTGGTCCCATTTGCCTCTAAGCATAGCGTAAAAGATAAATTCTAGCATCGGTTCCAGGCATTCTGCAGCGGTGCTGTGGCACTGCTGTCTATCTAGGGGAGACATTGCATAGTGTGTAGTAACACACTTTAAAACCTATTTTCAAAGCACAATgatgtaacacacacaaacaccctgacacacacacacacacacactgacacacacacacactcgcacacacattcGCCCCATCTCAAGACCCTTACCTGATTggctctcctcccctctgccccccccccttccagggAGTCTGAGACCGTGCTGAAGCCCCTCCCTAAGAAGAGCATTGATACCGGCATGGGACTGGAGCGCCTGGTCTCCGTCCTGCAGAACAAGATGTCCAATTACGACACCGACCTCTTCATCCCATACTTTGAGGCCATCCAGAAGGCAAGGCCCTCACGGACTcccaaatcacccccccccccccaggatttTCCTGGTTAATTACAAAATTCTGATTTCCAGACCCTGAACACTTCCCACTAGCGTTTAGCTGTATTGCTGAACATTCTCCCCTGCTGTAAACTGTCAGAGATTGCAGAAGCACACTAGATGCATGTCCTTATGGCAAACCCAAATCCTCTGTCTCTGGTCGAGACGTCCAGGGTATGGAAATGAGGATTTGCTGGTTTAATCAGGAAAGATCCATCCATGCTGGCTCCTCTGTAGCGCTCGGGTGTACGGGCCCTCTCCATCTGTCCTTCCGTCAGTGACTtctccacctgtctgtctgtcctgacGTCTGGTGAGCCATGTTCCTacagttctgattggttggctgtataacactgcagtctgcagggGTTGACATTAACGGTTGTCCTGGGGTAGGTAAGCGAAGGAGTCAGGCGAGTGGAGAGTGGTCTATGGCTGCCTGATCGGGGAAAGTTAAATTTTGTTACGTTAGCGAATCAGACGAATCACACAAGAAAGGACCATCCGTTATTCCATGTTGCAGTTAATTCATTCAAGTACCAAAAGAATGGTAGCATGGTTTGATGTTCTTGGTGCAAGTTATTGCCTATTTCAGCAAAGAGTAATATTGGTTTCCACTATAACCAAAACATAGACTGTGTCATTTTCAATCAAACACCGTAGCAGTAACACAAATTTGGAATGGGCTGGTTGTCTGTATTGaagtgcgtgtgagcgtgtgtatctgttactgtgcatgtacgtgtgtgtgtgtaactgcgaTGCTCTCGTCCGTTTCTTGGCTGCAGGGTACGGGTGCCAGGCCGTACATGGGGAAGGTTGGTGCTGAGGACACTGAAGGCATTGACATGGCGTACCGTGTGCTGGCAGACCACGCCCGCACCATCACCATCGCCCTCTCCGACGGGGGACGACCCGACAACACAGGCAGAGGgtgagcactgtgtgtgtgtgtgtgtgtgtgtgtggggttgtgtCTCAGTGTTGTTACcagcgtgtgtgtccgtgtgtctgtttgtatgtctgtgtgtttctgctgttacctatatatatgtgcgtgtgtgtttgtctcagtGCTGTCACCTGTTACAGCagcgcgtgtgtacgtgtgagcaCACTAAGCCTTtttcctcctgtctgtgtgtgtgtgtgtgtggcgtttgcgtgcacgtgtgtgtgtgtgtgtgtgtgtgtgtcatgcgtgtgtgtgtgtgtgtattcacagGTACGTGCTGAGGAGGATCCTGCGTCGTGCGGTCAGGTACGCCCATGAGAAGCTGGGAGCTAAGAAGGGGTTCTTCGCCACGCTGGTGGATGTGGTGGTGGAGTCCCTGGTGAGGACCgcttctccctcctcctgctttctacaactctccctctccttttctccctagTAATCTCACctcctcccattctcacctccTCCCCTACAGGGAGACGCTTTCCCTGAGCTCAGGAAGGACCCTGACATGGTCAAAGACGTCATcaacgaggaagaggagcagtTCCTCAAGACGCTCACCAGAGGGCGCCGTATCCTGGACAGGAAGATCCAGAGCCTGGCAGACAGCAAGACCATCCCAGGTACAGAGGCAGGGAGCGGGGGGGTCTTTAGCAAGGCACACCACTTTTTTGTATGGGCCAGGAGTCCTACCTTGCTGGTGCCTGTTTCAGAAGTCGGACTGAAATCCCCAAGCACGGCTCACTCAGGGCTTCCTTTGAATGCagggcctgtctctctctctcccttctcctcctctctttcagacGTGTGcgttttctctctgtctctgaacCGGTGGTATCTGGCTTTAAATCCTGTCGCTGTCCATCAATCGCCCCTATCTCTCTAAtgcctccccccatctctctctctctctctctctcgctctttctctctctgaaggaGTGAGTGACAGTCTGGTGCTGATTCTCCAATACTGCATTAAAActcagcttttcttttttctttttctttcctttttttcttttgacatcACCAAACAATCGTTATAGAAAGAACTTTCATAAGTTGAGAATATAGCTCTAACTATAGCACAAAAAAAGGATAGCCTGGCGTCCGTCCTTAAAATGTCATTGAATAGTCAAGGAAAATGATAATGGGTAAAAGCAAGGAATGAAATATAGTGAATAGGAGGACCCCCCCCGGCAGACTAACGCTCTGTTTGCTGCCCAGGGGACACGGCCTGGCTGCTGTACGACACATACGGCTTCCCCCTGGACCTGACCGCTCTCATCGCCGAGGAGAGGGGTTTGGGAGTGGACATGGAGGGCTtcgaggaggagaagaaggccGCCCAGGTGAGACCCAGAGAGAGGCCAGCCTCACCTTCCAGGCTTACACCCCCTTACACCCGAGAGGCGGGAAATCCAGGTTCGGAAAGTAAAAGTCCGGCCCCGGTATTTtattccagtcacctggatttgctaattagcgcagttcttcagccaggtggTAGAGCTAATTAGagaaatcagctggctgggtTCATGGGTGGAGGAAACACATGGCtgcacttttactttctgacccctggactttccgcTTTTGCTTATACCCGAGGAGTCTAGAAGCCTGTCGTTGtcgttcagtttttttttttgtgttgttcagCTGCAAGCCGGGTGAGAGCGTTCCAATTCAGAGCCATTAACCTGCCCGGTTTTCAGCCTCGTATCCAGCGTTTTATAACCGGCCTTTCCAGCCCTGTGGAGGGTCTAAAGCCGGTCAGAGCCGGTGATTTGAACGTAAACCGCTAGACGCGGGAAAGTGGGTGAGCGGCGAGCGGTAATGGATCTCGCTGCTGTGAACCGCCCTCTTAAGAGTCTGATGTGTTTAAGCTGACGCGTCCCTGGCGTGCCTGTCACTGACACGGTAAGCGCTTCACTcagacgggagagagagagagagagagagtgcagagatagagacggagagagagagaggaagagtgggagggagcgagagagagacagagagagagagagaatgcagagagcaagaaagagagagagagagtccgagagagagacaaatggagagagagagagagtaagggaaatggagggagggagagggagagtgcagagagagagagagcgcgcgacagacagagagagagagagagtaagggaaatggagggagggagagggagagagtgcagagagagagcgcaacagacagagagagagagtgagagggtgagagtggaGCTCAAACAGGGAGAGAAGAAGGCTGGTTGtcgaggggagggggcggcacCCTGCAGGCCTGTCGCCACACGCCCGTGTTTCAGGGtccggtggcggcggcggcgccgcgGAAAGCGGCCCCGGGGGGATTGTGGGACGGAAAAGGGCAGAACCAGCAGACGGTGGAAATGGCCCGGCGCTGGGGCGGCCGGCGGAGCGGAAAGCCCCCGAGGCTCCTGGGATTGAGCCGCACTCCGCCGCTCTCGCGCCGCTCCCTTTAATTAAGTATGCGCGTTGGAGCGGGAGCCGCGGCGCCTGGCAGGTCTGTGCCACCTCTCTTACAAATGGGCCTCTGTGTTCACGAAGCAGCCTTAACGTACGAGTGAACGAACCAAGCATCTCCCTCcgtcctccctctgtctctcttgtccTCCGATTCAATTCACGAACGTTCCACACCTTGTTAAGCAGAATAATACAGTGCgcacaaaacaatattttaaaagatctTTTTCCTTTAAATCTGGATCCGTTTTGTACAATCATTCCTTTGGTCTGTTTTCATAGTCTCTTGCCAGGGCCCCAGTCTGACAGTATTTCTCCAGCAGCCGGCAGTCGTTTTGAAGCAGACAGGCTCGGCCGGGGGAATAGAATCGAGGCTGTGGAGTCACTGATCCTCTGCTGGAGTGTGAGGGGATTTATCAGCTGTCAAGTGCTCTGAGGTTGTGTTGTATTGAAAGAATCTACGTGCGTGGCTGGTGAGGGTACACATATGCAGGTTTTAAAGAGCCAGCGCAATCAGATGTTTTAAGGGTTTTTAAGGGTTTAAGCCCCAAGGTGATATTACAATttcccttgttttgtttttttaacccgTCGTTCACCAGGTAAGTTAGACTCAGTTTTGATGGTAAAGTGTCTATACTTTAATTCTGGAGGCAGGGATGGATCTGGAAATTTTGTGCTGGGAAAAATAAGATGAGAGAGGGCCCCCCCAatgtgcatgcgcgcacacacgcaaacacacacacacacacacacgcatgctgaCGAGGCCCATCTGTCCCTTAACGGACGCTCGCTTCAAGTTTATCTCTGACGGGCGCGCTGCCGATCAGTTAAAACGCAAATTGGGATGTCGCATGCCGAAGTAGCACGGCGTCCAAGACCAGTTTCGGGACAAACCGGCCCAATGACCTCTCGCGTCCAATGGCGTTCTTTTCCAAATCGCCGGCATTTCGGCGCCCTGCTCGAGCTGAAACCGGGGCGATCTCTCTCCGGTTTGAAAAGTCTGtccacggcggcggcggcggcgtcacGGTGTCCGTCTCCCCCCCCAGCTGCGGTCCCAGGGGAAGGGCTCCGGGGAGGAGGACCACATCATGCTGGACATCTACTCCATCGAGGAGCTGCGCAACAAGGGCATGCCGGCGACCGACGACCTGCCCAAGTACCGCTACACCGCCGAGAACAACGGCGCCTACGGTGAGCCGCCGCTAGTGCGCTGGCTCGCACGCTGTCACGCGCCGGCTCGCAAACGCTGTCACGCCCACGCTGTCTCTCACGCGCCGTCTCAAACACTGTACTGAACATTCATTATAACTCaaacagtgtatgtgtgcgtttgcatgtgtgcatgtttagcacactgtttgtgtttgaggtgtgagtgtgtgtgtaggataGTGTTTGAGcgttgtgtgtgtccgtgcatttGGGCATCTCCATGCCAGAGTattgtgtgtagggtgtgtgtatggcgtgtatattgtgtgtgcatgtgcgtgcgtgcctgtgtgtgtgtgtgtgtggggtgtgtgtatggcttgtatattgtgtgtacgtgtgtgtgtgtccgtgtgtccgtgtgtgtgtgtgtgcctctgtgtgtgtgtgtgtgtgtgtgtgtgtgtgtgtgagagcgcctgtgtgtgcgtgcgtgcgtccgtgtgtgtatatagtgtgcaCGCGTGCTGAAGCGTCTGACCCGCCCGTGCGCTCGTTCCAGTGTTCGAGCCGGCCGTGGGCACGGTCCTGGCTCTGAGGAGAGAGCGCGCGTTCGTGGACGAGGTGACCACGGGCCAGGAGTGCGGGGTGCTGCTGGACCAGACCTCCTTCTACGCCGAGCAGGGCGGGCAGACCTACGACGAGGGCTACATGCTCAGAGAGGACGACTCCGCAGAGGACGTGAGTGCCCAGcgcccaccagggggcagcaccgcGCACAGCCTGTTCAGATGGATTCGTTTCTGTCCTAATCATAATCCTCACTGGTATTATTATCATCAGGGTCTCACTGATTGCACCTCTTATATTTAATTGTACAAAATGAGCTGTGTATTatctcgcacacacaccccaaatcAAGTTTAATTTACATCTTCTGCTCTCCCttactgtttctttttccttccctctcttctccatCTGCCTTGCTTTCTCTtgcctcttccctctctccctctcctctgttttCATTCCCTCACTCTTGACTGCCTTCTCCTTCCATCGTTTGTCCCTTTCTCACTCGTCGCTTCCTTCTTCCCTCCCTTGCTCTCGTCATTGCTgcccgctcctctctcctcctcctctccatctctcctttgCTCCATGTCCTCCGTTTCTCCTCCCTTCCCCGGAGCAGAAGATGGAGTTCACGGTGAAGAACACGCAGGTGCGGGGCGGGTACGTGCTCCACGTGGGGACGGTGTACGGGACGCTGAAGGTCGGGGACCGGGTCACCCTGCACGTTGACGAGgtaggcgcccccccccccccccccccccacagccctctCCCGTTCTTATGGTCCGCTCAACTGACTGTGTCCCTTCTCCCCCTTCTATAcgtctccctgtttctctcctccacctgctgctgTTCTCCGTGTCCCACCCCCTCTTTTCTTTTGTCTCaccctcatccccctctctttcccttcatCGTTTTGCACACTGCCCGTCTCccatcccctcctctctttcggTACcaaccccttcctctctcctccctctatcCTTTATCCTTCCTTTCCCTCATCCATTTTTCCCTTCCTACCTCGTTTTCTTCAACCCTCTATCACTTTCTGTCTCTATTGCTGTCTCTATTTCTCCATCATCTCTCCCCAATCCCATTTCTACCCAaccgtctccctccctctccctccctctcactctccctctcttcccttctccctctctctccccctccttctccccctctctccctccctcaccctctccctctttctctccccctcaccttctctctctctccctccctccctctctctctgcccccccccccaggctcgtCGCCGGCCCATCATGAGTAACCACACAGCCACTCACATCCTGAACTTCGCCCTGCGGGGGGTCCTGGGCGAGGCCGACCAGCGGGGGTCCCTGGTGGCCCCCGACCGCCTCCGCTTCGACTTCACCGCCAAGGGCGCGCTCAGCACGGGGGAGGTGCGCCGCACCGAGGAGATCGCCTGCGCCATGATCCGCGACgcaaaggtcaggggtcaggggccAGGGGTCGGGGTGGGGAAGGTCACTTCCGTACATTTACATTCAgcggcacaaaatggctgccgaaTGAACAAGCTGTTAAAATGGTGGAGGCGTAGGTTGCAAgctttatatgaaaaaaaatttataGATAAAAAATTCCATTGCGTTTTGTTTTGCAGTGGgcagctgctgcttttcatcatttcagcatttctgtGTTGACAGTGACCTCCGTGAACTCGAATCGTTCCCTCTCTTGTGCTGTCAGTCTTAACAGTGTTCTGTCATCCCCCTTCACCCCGTCTcactcaccccctctctctgtctactGCTGCTGTTTCTCTCCTCCCACACAAATGTTCTCATTTGCTTCATTCCACCTCCActgtcttctttctctctctctctgtcactctctcgatctctgtctcgctctctctctccctttctttctctgtctctctctctcattctctgtctctctttctctgtttctcacactctctatcactctttctctcacttgccctctccctctctctctctctctctctctccctccctccctccctccctctccctctgtctctgtagcCGGTGTATGCGATGGACGTTCCTCTGGCCGCCGCCAAGGCGATCCAGGGCCTGCGCGCGGTGTTTGACGAGACGTACCCGGACCCGGTGCGCGTGGTGTCCATCGGCATCCCCGTCCCCGAGCTGCTGGCCGACCCCGGCAGCCCCGCCGGCTCGCTCACCTCCATCGAGTTCTGCGGGGGCACGTGAGTGCGCCCCGGGGCCCTCCGCATCTTTCCGGAAACATCCAAAGTTCCGCACGTTCacaacaaagggggggggggggcagggaggggaatggagaggaggaaggggggggggggggggagagaggggaaaaaaggcaagagagtgggagaggtggaggagtgggagagggagggaaggaaggggaAACCGCTCGAGAGCAGGGAagtgcctgcctgcctgaccTTTTGTCCTCTTTTGGGATTCAGCCACCTGCAGAACTCCGCCCACGCTGCTCCTTTCGTCATCGTGTCCGAGGAGGCCATCGCCAAGGGCATCCGGCGCATCGTCGCGGTGACGGGGGCGGAGGCCcagaaggtgagagaggagagcggaggtgtgtgtgtgtgtgtgtgtgtgtgtgtgtgtgtgtgtgtgtgtgtgtgtgtgtgtgtgtgtggaggttgAATCCTCAGCAGCGATGGCAGTGAGGCATCGTGAGTGCATAAATGGGCGGAGCTACTGTCTGTATGCTATCGGTGACTTGCTGTTTTGAGCCAGTCACTGTGTTGTGGAGAGCAGTGCCAGATCTGATTTGTTTTGACAAGGCCGTGATTGACACCTTGTCGTAGCTCCACCATTATTCGTGACAATACTCCACCActaataaaaatactgtttataAGTCTGCTGATGTAGGTGTGTGTCCCTCATCCAGTAGAACTAGTTTATTTTTCCCCTATCAGTCATCTCTGAATTGGGCGAGGGCTTATTTCGGCCTTATTAAAATACCTTTTCATTTTGAGTGCTTTTCACAACGCAGGAGAATCGCCGTGTCCTCCCACcctttgattaatttttttaaaatgtaaaaacaaacgCGCTTTCATCTGGCGTGGAGCAGGAGCGGAGTCCTTGGGCTGCGATCCTGCCAAATGGTATCGTGCCTACTGGAGAAACAGACGTTTGTTTTTCTAGTGCTGTCATTTTCAGGATGCCTTGATGTGTACGGCTCTCTCCATGTGTATGACAGGGAGctgccaaaaaaaggaaaagcttGAGCAAGTGAGGGATACAAAATGTATCGAAAGCAGATGTGTTTCCTGAACCAAACCCTTTAGAGTTGGTttcttggaaatgtttttttcagaattcaaagtcagtgttctagaactctacaTTTCCAGTAGAGATTGCTGCATCAGccttagaatgttcagtaaagaacattctaatcacatatttgtggtattacaccttaaagggttaattacTTAAGCAAGTAACATCCCGGTATGCtcatggttgtgcgtgaaaaggCCTAGTTGGCTATTATTTTGGCTGCCATAGAAGAAGAGCTCGGTTGTTAGAGCACATTTTGGCAGGAGCCTCAGTGAATAAGGATGCTGAACTTGCCGTTTCGTCAGGAACAAATGATGTTGGCATTAGACTTTGAGGGAGAGACCACATCGAATAGGGGCAACTGTGGTCAAAAGCACCAAGTTAACTCCACTGTGATATCCCCGCACCAGTTCAGGATGCAAGGCTAAATAAGTCTATGGTGAGAGCAGACACGGTTCATCATAAACGGTCTGTGGAGAAATACAGAGAAGGATGCtatggttgttgttgttgtttctgttattttggcagttacctGTGCGctcacatttattcatttaacagacactctcatccagaacCGCTCAAAGGGatggttctgtttctgtgtttttttgtaatattaaaGTTTATTGCCCAAAGCAACTTGAATATATTAAGCATAATTGTTTATGGAACttgttgctgctgctggagtTACTCGTGTGGTGTAGTTTATTGCTTTAGACCATTAACTCCCAAATGCCTCTATACCAACCAATGTAAAGCTGGTAGATCTTCAGAAGTTGCGTAAgaatctaaaatatccttcatttgGCACTGCCTGGACTAATCACAAACATATATACTAAagctgaaataatgttttaaaataaaagctcCAGAAAGTGATCTATCCCTTTAACAGCTtacatgtttttcttgttttcatttctttttttccatgcagtccatttatacagctgtgtaTCTGAAACAAGGTCATGCATCCTACTGAAGGGCAAAGCAGTGCCCCACCGAGgcatcaaacctgcaacctctaaaTTAGCACAGTTCCGTTGGACTTGGACCACACACTGCCAACCTCGATGTGCGCGTCATTCAAACTCTCctcctctttgtgtgtgtgtgtgtgtgtgtgtgtgtgtatgcgtgcgtgtgtgtgtgtgtgtgtgtgcgtgcgtgttctCTCACAGGCCCAGAGAAAAGCAGACGCTCTCAGGCAGTCCCTCTCTGCTCTGGGGGAGCAGGTGAAGGCACAGACCGCCCCCAACAAGGACGTGCAGAAGGAGATTGCAGACTTGACTGAGGTTAGCACCTCCACCGCACTTGTTTGC
This region of Anguilla anguilla isolate fAngAng1 chromosome 5, fAngAng1.pri, whole genome shotgun sequence genomic DNA includes:
- the LOC118227269 gene encoding alanine--tRNA ligase, cytoplasmic-like, with the translated sequence MDSSLTAVQIREKFFDFFRRYEHQYVHSSATVPLDDPTLLFANAGMNQFKPIFLNTIDPSHPMARLRRAVNSQKCIRAGGKHNDLDDVGKDVYHHTFFEMLGSWSFGDYFKPLACEIALELLTKEFGIPIERLYVTYFGGCEEAGLEPDLECKKIWLDVGMEESRILPGSMKDNFWEMGDTGPCGPCSEIHFDRIGGRDAAHLVNMDDPNVLEVWNLVFIQYNRESETVLKPLPKKSIDTGMGLERLVSVLQNKMSNYDTDLFIPYFEAIQKGTGARPYMGKVGAEDTEGIDMAYRVLADHARTITIALSDGGRPDNTGRGYVLRRILRRAVRYAHEKLGAKKGFFATLVDVVVESLGDAFPELRKDPDMVKDVINEEEEQFLKTLTRGRRILDRKIQSLADSKTIPGDTAWLLYDTYGFPLDLTALIAEERGLGVDMEGFEEEKKAAQLRSQGKGSGEEDHIMLDIYSIEELRNKGMPATDDLPKYRYTAENNGAYVFEPAVGTVLALRRERAFVDEVTTGQECGVLLDQTSFYAEQGGQTYDEGYMLREDDSAEDKMEFTVKNTQVRGGYVLHVGTVYGTLKVGDRVTLHVDEARRRPIMSNHTATHILNFALRGVLGEADQRGSLVAPDRLRFDFTAKGALSTGEVRRTEEIACAMIRDAKPVYAMDVPLAAAKAIQGLRAVFDETYPDPVRVVSIGIPVPELLADPGSPAGSLTSIEFCGGTHLQNSAHAAPFVIVSEEAIAKGIRRIVAVTGAEAQKAQRKADALRQSLSALGEQVKAQTAPNKDVQKEIADLTETLGMAVISQWQKDEMRESLKGLKKTMDDLDRASKADVQKRVLEKTKQMIDSNPNQPLVVMEMENGASAKALNESLKLLKSQSPKTAAMLFTVDSEAGKIVCLCQVPQEVANKGLKASEWVQELCPLLDGKGGGKDMSAQATGRNTHCIQEALQLANEFARLKLDNMEN